Part of the Pieris napi chromosome 6, ilPieNapi1.2, whole genome shotgun sequence genome, AGGTATTTTCTCCCTATGTTACGAAATTAACCAGTTCAATATCATATCTAAAAACCACATACAAAATTGATGACTTACAATTTTATGGCCATCAGTAATGACAAAAATCACACCTTTTTTCCTcttaaaattagaaaataaataaccaTTTACTCGAATCTTTATGATCATAGCCTATGTCCCTTACACTAATTTCTATATCAACAAACTAAAATCGTGAGATTTGAGTTTGTTAACCTGTACGACATATTAGAGTAGTTTACACTATAATGCAAAGTGGATTTTCCATTCTAACAAATCGTGAAAGATTCGTCAGTTGTTAAACTGTTTTCTAAAAAGTACTTAAGCGCCCAATTACAATCACGAACTGTACACAGTAATATGCTAATTACATTCAATTCTTTTTAAGTACtcgacatttaaataaatttattttatatttcgagTGAAAGcttttaactttatattaattatggaattaaaaaacGTGCTGAATATCATCGCTATAAATGTTTTAGtcagtttaatattaattgtttccaTTAATAGTATTAAAGTGGGTTATGATGAAGAAGTGTTGAGTAGAAGCCGCCGCCAGCTGCTATATCCAAACTCTTCAGTTCTTCAGGtaagttacaaatttaaataactatctTATAATACAGTTAGGAAGAACACCTAATATATACACTGTCAAGCGActgtttatttgatatttaaattgcttttatttaaaatgctaAGTTCTTTATCCTCATCTTCTAAGCTTACCAAccattaaacaataattaaattaccgGTAATTGAATCAAGGGCCTGGCCGAGAGAgggcaaattaatttataatgttatataaatattactcacatatatttaaaaaactcaacttatttttttaaacatatttgaaCCACTTTTTTCCACATCCTTCATCCATTCTTTCAAGAAATAACAACTTTCTTAGttatttcttatttgtttataaaatgttaaacttaaaatccttttttaataattgaatatcaaCCCAACACACTGCCCTTCTGTAATGTCTCGTCTATTTTATAAACACTTTAGCTCCTCAAAGGATGTGTTTCGCTTCCTTGATCGAATTTACCTTCGATGTGGAACATTTTGTATCAACCTCTGAACAAACTGCACTCGAGACACGCTCGTATGTAGTGTCACGAACCAAAATTCATCCAGAGAACTTTAAGCCTTCTGCCTAAAGGTTAACGTTTATAattctgtaaaatattttcagcTCAACGCTGGGGTTGGCACACCTACGCCGATAAAGACCATCAACGTAAATTGGGCCTTTCAGGCGAACTTTCAGTTACCCTGGAATCGTAGTCAGATACCTATAGATATATTGGAGGCAAACAACGCTTATGTGGGCTCCTCTAGGAAGGAACGTGATGGCTACGAGAGTGATGCTAAACTGtaccatttttataaatatgtcgaaGATA contains:
- the LOC125050578 gene encoding uncharacterized protein LOC125050578 — protein: MELKNVLNIIAINVLVSLILIVSINSIKVGYDEEVLSRSRRQLLYPNSSVLQLNAGVGTPTPIKTINVNWAFQANFQLPWNRSQIPIDILEANNAYVGSSRKERDGYESDAKLYHFYKYVEDILTGFSYNGTACVLKTLCQLGTEPLHSYHEEDLLYELATFVLNPENDIAEAEEEEAAPYIKAYNDGKLGENCLNHNCPLSLIDMFSKVHED